In Candidatus Omnitrophota bacterium, the genomic window CTAATGGTAAAAACTTAATTGTTGGCCAGTTAAAGCAGAATTTAAATATGCCTGTTAGCCTGGATGAATTCTCTATAAAGTTTCCTCTTTCTATCAGCCTCAAGAATCTCGCAATTGGCGAACTTATAAAGGTAAAAGAAATCTCATTTTATCCAAACCTGCTGGGAGTTTTTGCTGGCAAAATTGTGCTTGGTGGATTGCAAATTACCCAGCCAGTTATTAATCTTGTCCAAGATGCTAATGGCAAGCTTAATCTTCCTGAATTTAAGCAGGGTGGTAAAGAACCCCCGTTTTTTGCCACCGATTTAGTTATTATTGATGGCCGCCTTAATTTTACAGATAAAAAAATTATTGCTGAAGGTTTCAAGATTATAATGGATAAGATTAATATTAGTGTGGCAAAGGTTATGGTTCCGATAACTTCGCTAAATACAAAATTCAAAATGTCTTCCTCGCTTTTAAATTCAGAAGGGATAACAATTGGAAATTTTGATTTTTCCGGTTGGGTTGATTTTGGCCGAAAAGATATGGACGCCGTGTTTACAGTTAAAGATTTAGATATCACTAATTTTTCTTTATATTATGGCGATTTTATCTCTACAAAGAAACTTCAGTCAGCGAAGCTGGAGTTTCTTTCTAAGCTTACCGCAAAAAGTAATGATCTGTCAATTTTGTCCAATCTTAAGCTTTATAATTTAATCTATGCGCCTCAAGAGCCTATCTCTGAATCCCAGTCGCAATTAGAGATGCCAAAACCAGATTTTGCCAAGAACGCACTTGATTTGTTTACTGATAAAGGCGGAAACCTGAACCTTGAGTTTAACATAGATACCAAGTTAGATAACCCCCAGATTAGCGTAAAGCAGCTTAAAAAAGAGATTTTAAGAGCGGCTGTGAGAAATCTTTCAAATCAAAATCCAGCGCAATTAATGGAGAAAATTTCTAACACAGTTGACCAATTTAAGGATTTTGGAAAGCAGATGAAAGAGTTATTTAAGAAAAATAAGGAGTAGGTTTTGAGGAAAAAATTATTTACGATTATTTGTTTTTTGTTGTATTTTTCTATTATGAATTGTTTTGCTCAAGAGCCTCCTGATGCTTCAGTAGTTTTAGAAAGAATAAAAACCAAGGTTAATAAGGCTTTTGAAACAATGGATGCGCGTATGAATGTGGCTTCCCGTGATTTATCCGCTGTTGGCCTTGATACCGAGAATGCAAGGATAGTTTTGCAGAACCTTTATAAAGCAAATAAATATGCGGTTGATACTGCGACAATAAGTTTGGCTGGAAAAATGATTTTAGTTGAACCTGAGGAATATAGAAAATTTGAAGGAGTTGATATCAGCGCTCAGGAGCACGTTGTTATATTAAAGGAAATTAGAAAACCTGTCTTTAGCAAAGTATTTCGTTCGGTAGAAGGTTTGAATTCCGTTGATTTTCAATACCCCGTTTTCTCAAGTGAAAATGAATTATTAGGTTCTGTCAGCATGCTTTTAAAACCTCAGGAGTTTATTGAATTAATAGCTTTGCCGGTAATTCAGGGTACTGCGGTTGAATTCTGGGTAATGCAAATTGACGGGCTGACGATTTATGGGCAAGACCAGGAAGAAGCCGGAAGGAATATATTTACTGATGAATTTTACAAGCCGTTTCCGGAATTCGTAGCCTTTTGTGAAAGGATTGCCAGAGAGGAAAATGGTTTCGGGGAGTACGATTTTCTTATTAAGGGCTTAAATAGAACGGCACGAAAAAAAGCCGTTTGGGATACAGTAAGTTTCAAAGGAATTAATTGGAAGATTGTTTGTTATACTGAAATACAGTAAGGATTAACCTACCTGCACAAGCCCATTTTCAATGCAGATTTGCCTAAGTACAGCAATGAGATTTTGTAATTTATTATAATCGTTTTGAGCGTTGGCTAGATCAAAAGAAAATACTTTTTTAGTTTTTGGAGAGTATTCGCGGATTTTATCCGGCAAATCATAATCCATGCTATTTAAATAAGTTTCTTCGAAGATTACAATATCCGGTTTAAAGAGGTCAACCCTATCAAGAACTTCTGATTCTTTTGTTGCTATGTCAAATTCGTATTGTTGCCCGCGATAGGAGAGTAACTCAAGTTGCTCCCGTAAGAAAGTATATGTTTCCATTGAAGGCGTAATTATGAGGATGTCCGCTTTTATATATAGAGTCTTTGCGTTAATTTCTTTGTTATCTATTTCATCAGAGGAGGCTTTTTGTAATAATAATTCCTGTAATTTTGGGTAGAGCTCCTGGAGTTTGAAGGGCTTAATTAAGATTCCCTGAAGTATGTTGTCTTTATCAATTTCTTTGAGCAGTTTTGGAAAAGCGGTAATTATGACAATTTTAGTATCCGGATAAAGCTTTTTTACGATTTTTGCCACTTCAGGCCCTTTTAGCCCGGGCATGAGGATGTCAAGAAGGATCAAGTCTGCTTTTTTTGATTTGAGCATTTCTATTGCTTCTTCGCCGCTTAAAGCTCCGGATACATCGTATCCTTTAATGCCAAGGAAATCCTTAAGGATATTGACGACTTGCGGCTCATCATCTACTACTAATATTGTTGATTTCTTTTTATCCATGGCTTTTCTCCTACTAAAAAGTATATCATTTTTAAGAGCGTTTTGCGAATTTTGATAATAGTGTTTTTAGTTGACCACGCGTTAACTTTGCAGTAAAATAACCATTTGTATGCTAATAAGTTCTGTAAATATGAATAAAATTACAACCGGGGTTTGTTCTACCCGGTTTTTATGCTTTTATGTTGCTCCTATTCCTATCTAATGGAATAGGCTTATGTTTGTGCTCAAAGAGGAGGTTAAAAGATGGATAGAAAGAAAAATAAACTAAAGATGCTTATTGCCATCATTATAATTGCCTTCTTGTGTATTGCTGTGGGTAAAGATATCCTTGTTAAATCTGCGACGACAGTTGTGGCTTCTTCAATAGCAGGGGCTCCTGTAAATATCGGTTGGATGTCTTTGGGGATTTTTAGGCAAGGGGTTAGAATTGATAATTTTAAGATGTATAATCCTGACAATTTCCCAAAAGGGATAATGATTGATATCCCAAAGGTAATTGTAAGATGTAATCCGCTAACTTTTTTGAGCGGAAAAATTCATCTAACCGAGGTTGATTTTGTGCTAAAGGAAATAATTTTAGTTAAGAATAAAGAAGGAAAAATGAATGTTGATGAGCTTAGCGTGGTAAAACAGCAAAGGCAAGCTTCTCAGAAAAAATCCAAAGAAATGTCTTTGCAGATTGATTTATGTAAGCTGAATATGGGCCGGCTTATAATGAAAGATTACAGCTTAGGTCCAGAACCGGTCATAAAGGTTTACGAGATTAACTTAGTAAAAGAATATAAAAACATTACCAATGCCCAGCAATTAACCGCATTGATTTTGTCTGAGCCAATGAAGGCAGCTGGTATACAGGGCGCTAAGATTTATGGAGTTTCTGCTTTGGCAGGGGTAGCCTTTTTACCGGTAGCGGTGGGGGCAACTTTTTTGGGCAAAGATAATGCCGAAGCTAATTTTGAAATTGCCTACGATAAAGTTTACGAGGCATCTCTTCTGGTTTTAAAAAGAAATTCACGGATTACAAGAGAAGATAAAGCTTCAGGTGTGATACAAGGAGACTCTGATTTATTGGGAGCTCTAACGGTTAAACTGCTGCAGGAAAAGAAAGGTATTTGGGTTACGGTTACAGCCAGGAAATTTATGTTACCTAAGCCGGAAATCGCCGGTGGTATACTTTATGAAATCTCGGAAGCTTTGAGGTAGAGAAGGAAAGCTTAGAAAGGAGATTAAAGTGAAGATTGGCCATCTTAATGTGGATATTTTTAAGATTAAGAATCGCCAAGGGTATGCAGCGGTCTGCAGCGAACACTTGACAGAGGGAAAAACCGCGCAAGAAGCGTATGAGCGCATGGTTAAAGCATTGCGTAGGACTACAAAAAAAGAAATATAATTTTTTTCTTGAGATAATTTAGGAAGGTTTTATAATAATAGTTCATCATGGATAACTTACGAGTAGTTGTTACAGGCTTAGGAGTAATAAGCCCAAATAGCGCTCCTGGCAGGGATTCTTTTAAAGAAGCTGTCTTTGGGGGCTTTTCCGGTATTAAACCAATTTCTTTGTTTGATACTTCGAGTTTTAATTCTAAGCTTGCAGGAGAAATTAAGGATTTTGATCCGGGATTGATTTTAGGCAGGGAAGGCTTGAGAGTTTTGGATCGCAGTGCTAAATT contains:
- a CDS encoding DUF748 domain-containing protein — its product is MKIALKIVFIFVVIFMLLFAGLFFYISSNGKNLIVGQLKQNLNMPVSLDEFSIKFPLSISLKNLAIGELIKVKEISFYPNLLGVFAGKIVLGGLQITQPVINLVQDANGKLNLPEFKQGGKEPPFFATDLVIIDGRLNFTDKKIIAEGFKIIMDKINISVAKVMVPITSLNTKFKMSSSLLNSEGITIGNFDFSGWVDFGRKDMDAVFTVKDLDITNFSLYYGDFISTKKLQSAKLEFLSKLTAKSNDLSILSNLKLYNLIYAPQEPISESQSQLEMPKPDFAKNALDLFTDKGGNLNLEFNIDTKLDNPQISVKQLKKEILRAAVRNLSNQNPAQLMEKISNTVDQFKDFGKQMKELFKKNKE
- a CDS encoding response regulator → MDKKKSTILVVDDEPQVVNILKDFLGIKGYDVSGALSGEEAIEMLKSKKADLILLDILMPGLKGPEVAKIVKKLYPDTKIVIITAFPKLLKEIDKDNILQGILIKPFKLQELYPKLQELLLQKASSDEIDNKEINAKTLYIKADILIITPSMETYTFLREQLELLSYRGQQYEFDIATKESEVLDRVDLFKPDIVIFEETYLNSMDYDLPDKIREYSPKTKKVFSFDLANAQNDYNKLQNLIAVLRQICIENGLVQVG